A region of Streptomyces deccanensis DNA encodes the following proteins:
- a CDS encoding carbohydrate binding domain-containing protein: MRHVTDIRRFVAGLVVTMLLACAAVVLTPAVQAQAAGTSYYVDCSAAANGTGTSGSPWNSLAGPNAKTFAPGDQLLLKRGTTCNGTLHPLGSGSAADGSISIDAYGTGALPIIAAGGATDAIYLHNQEYWEISNLEITNTGAVKGANARRGVYVVLENYGTGNHYKVSNLNIHDVNGNNSKEVDGSAGILFAVLGTTTPSAFDDVVIDGNTVANIARSGINMSSTWLCRPSIGCNNPAWTPWTGVVVRNNTVHDTDGDGIVVQMSKDALIEHNVVYNAAKAPNAANAGIWAWDSDGTVIQYNEAYGTKKLTGNPDGQGFDVDYGQDGTVVQYNYSHDNEGGFLLFCGCGGGSRLSSNAVVRYNVSEDDRLRVVNMLGSQDSQFYNNTIYIPSGSTANVFEVDGAWNDLTLANNLIYNLGSGGYVYTSGQPASNFSWRNNLFYGNHPSSEPTGNGNITGDPLLTSPGSGGTGINSVAGYQISSSSSPAIGAGVVMPDNGGKDYWGSTVPSVCAPDIGADQFSSPSDATCLANENLGFEKGTLTAWSAWNSASVVNSGAHGGTYAVRVGPSPASVENYVPVAPRTTYRVSGWVKSDVAGEVMNVGVKNTGGLETVASASGTAWTFVSADFTTGAANGTVRLYCYKSSGSGNGYCDDLAVTPVKNHVINGNFESGHTVPWRNGDFSLTGTSSNGTAAGLTNASLSGGTLWQLIYTLKPSTTYRLSGAIRSQTAGTATALEAKLYNGSAVTSASTTSSTYSKQSTTFTTGAGVTTARVYCHLVSGSGDGYCDEVTLTEQ; encoded by the coding sequence ATGAGACATGTCACCGACATAAGACGGTTCGTCGCAGGCCTGGTCGTCACCATGCTGCTCGCCTGCGCCGCGGTAGTGCTCACGCCGGCGGTGCAGGCCCAGGCGGCCGGCACCTCCTACTACGTGGACTGCTCGGCGGCGGCGAACGGGACCGGCACCTCCGGCTCGCCCTGGAACTCGCTGGCCGGCCCGAACGCGAAGACCTTCGCGCCGGGAGACCAGCTGCTGCTGAAGAGAGGGACGACCTGCAACGGAACCCTGCACCCGCTGGGTTCGGGCAGCGCCGCGGACGGGTCGATCTCCATCGACGCCTACGGCACGGGCGCCCTGCCGATCATCGCCGCAGGCGGTGCCACGGACGCGATCTACCTGCACAACCAGGAGTACTGGGAGATCTCCAACCTGGAGATCACGAACACCGGCGCGGTCAAGGGCGCCAACGCGCGGCGCGGTGTGTACGTGGTGCTCGAGAACTACGGCACCGGCAACCACTACAAGGTCAGCAACCTCAACATCCATGACGTGAACGGCAACAACTCGAAAGAGGTCGACGGCAGCGCCGGCATCCTCTTCGCCGTTCTCGGGACCACGACGCCCAGCGCCTTCGACGACGTCGTCATCGACGGCAACACCGTCGCCAACATCGCCCGCAGCGGCATCAACATGTCCAGCACCTGGCTGTGCCGGCCGTCCATCGGCTGCAACAACCCCGCCTGGACCCCGTGGACCGGCGTCGTCGTCAGGAACAACACCGTTCATGACACCGACGGAGACGGCATCGTGGTGCAGATGTCGAAGGACGCTCTCATCGAGCACAACGTCGTCTACAACGCGGCGAAGGCCCCCAACGCGGCGAACGCCGGCATCTGGGCCTGGGACTCCGACGGGACCGTGATCCAGTACAACGAGGCCTACGGGACCAAGAAGCTCACCGGGAACCCCGACGGCCAGGGCTTCGACGTCGACTACGGCCAGGACGGCACGGTCGTCCAGTACAACTACAGCCACGACAACGAGGGCGGGTTCCTGCTCTTCTGCGGCTGCGGCGGAGGGTCACGCCTGAGCAGTAACGCCGTGGTCCGTTACAACGTCAGCGAGGACGACCGCCTCCGGGTCGTCAACATGCTCGGCTCGCAGGACTCCCAGTTCTACAACAACACCATCTACATCCCCTCGGGATCGACCGCGAACGTCTTCGAGGTCGACGGCGCCTGGAACGACCTCACCCTCGCCAACAACCTCATCTACAACCTGGGCAGCGGCGGCTACGTCTACACCAGCGGCCAGCCCGCCTCGAACTTCTCCTGGCGGAACAACCTCTTCTACGGCAACCACCCCTCCAGTGAGCCGACCGGCAACGGAAACATCACCGGCGATCCCCTGCTGACCTCGCCCGGCAGCGGTGGCACGGGCATCAACAGCGTCGCGGGCTACCAGATCAGCTCGTCGTCGTCCCCGGCCATCGGCGCGGGAGTCGTCATGCCCGACAACGGCGGCAAGGACTACTGGGGCTCGACCGTTCCCTCGGTCTGCGCCCCCGACATCGGCGCCGACCAGTTCAGCTCGCCGTCCGACGCGACCTGCCTCGCGAACGAGAACCTCGGCTTCGAGAAGGGAACGCTCACGGCGTGGAGCGCGTGGAACTCCGCCTCGGTGGTGAACTCGGGCGCCCACGGCGGCACCTACGCGGTCCGCGTCGGGCCCTCGCCGGCCTCCGTGGAGAACTACGTCCCCGTGGCACCCCGCACGACGTACCGGGTCTCGGGCTGGGTGAAGTCCGATGTCGCGGGTGAGGTCATGAACGTCGGCGTCAAGAACACCGGCGGCCTCGAAACCGTGGCGAGCGCCAGCGGCACCGCGTGGACCTTCGTCTCCGCCGACTTCACCACCGGAGCGGCGAACGGCACCGTGCGCCTGTACTGCTACAAGAGCTCCGGCAGCGGGAACGGTTACTGCGACGATCTCGCCGTCACCCCCGTCAAGAACCACGTGATCAACGGCAACTTCGAGTCCGGCCACACCGTGCCCTGGCGCAACGGTGACTTCTCACTCACGGGTACGTCGTCCAACGGCACCGCCGCCGGACTGACGAACGCGTCCCTGAGCGGCGGCACCCTGTGGCAGCTGATCTACACCCTCAAGCCGAGCACCACCTACCGGCTGAGCGGCGCGATCAGGAGCCAGACCGCCGGCACCGCGACGGCACTGGAGGCCAAGCTCTACAACGGCTCCGCCGTCACGAGCGCCTCGACCACGTCGAGCACCTACTCCAAGCAGTCGACGACCTTCACGACAGGGGCAGGTGTGACGACCGCTCGCGTCTACTGCCACCTCGTCTCCGGAAGCGGCGACGGCTACTGCGACGAGGTCACCCTGACCGAGCAGTGA
- a CDS encoding glycoside hydrolase family 97 protein: MGTSASQPGLPGVARPGTVSRRGVLRTAAVTAGAAALGLAGTGAAHAADAAMTATSPDGSNKITVSLVGGALTWSVKRAGATVVDTSALGLALSDGTTLGTANTVMTNYQHWTKDSTWTPVYGRNATIRDHYQEMRWNLQDSGSGIAFGIQIRAYDTGVALRYTLLGTGRATISDELTSFVFPGGTLVYSARDENVYSAVAPDAIPSTGTSGTDVGPLTDMPLLVTLPGALRACVCESSRVNYPRGMLTSVSGQSNTLKTYLMKKTARGSGTVQTTSTVTTPFATPWRVLVLGSSDADLVDNAELVLNLAPAGALADTSWIRPGKVFRCNLTTAAGIAGVDFAVARNLDYIEYDAGWYGPEFTTTDATTAIAEIDLPMVINHATTNGIGVFLYVNRLALTNPDSLFALYKSWGVTGIKLGFINDGTQAMTNQIITWAKTAAKYNLLIDMHDNVRPFGYERTYPNWISLEGVRGNEQFPTATHNVTLPFARNVGGPMDYTICYGQSRNQTTNNHQMAMAAVYYQPLNFLYWYSTPSSYATTANWPGLSWFDAVPATWDESTTLTGSIGEYIAVARRSGTTWFLGAMTNETARTLSVPLDFLDAGVTYTATVYADGPAGTVPRATPTVVSTRTVTSSTTLSVAMTSAGGQAVILRPS; this comes from the coding sequence ATGGGAACGTCAGCAAGTCAGCCCGGTCTGCCCGGAGTCGCCCGCCCGGGAACGGTGTCCCGGCGCGGGGTCCTCAGGACAGCGGCGGTCACGGCGGGGGCCGCCGCACTGGGCCTGGCCGGCACGGGAGCGGCCCACGCGGCCGACGCCGCCATGACCGCCACGTCACCGGACGGCAGCAACAAGATCACGGTGTCGCTGGTCGGCGGAGCGCTCACCTGGTCCGTCAAGCGCGCCGGCGCGACGGTCGTCGACACCTCGGCGCTCGGACTCGCGTTGAGTGACGGCACCACGCTGGGCACCGCGAACACCGTGATGACGAACTACCAGCACTGGACCAAGGACAGCACCTGGACCCCGGTGTACGGACGCAACGCGACGATCCGCGACCACTACCAGGAGATGCGCTGGAACCTTCAGGACAGCGGCAGCGGCATCGCCTTCGGCATCCAGATACGCGCCTACGACACCGGGGTCGCGCTGCGCTACACGCTGCTCGGCACGGGCAGGGCCACCATCTCCGACGAGCTGACCAGCTTCGTGTTCCCCGGCGGCACCCTCGTGTACAGCGCCCGGGACGAGAACGTGTACAGCGCCGTCGCACCGGACGCGATCCCCTCCACCGGCACGTCCGGCACGGACGTCGGCCCGCTGACCGACATGCCGCTGCTGGTCACCCTGCCCGGCGCGCTGCGCGCCTGCGTCTGTGAGTCCTCCCGGGTGAACTACCCACGAGGGATGCTCACTTCGGTCTCCGGACAGAGCAACACCCTCAAGACGTACCTGATGAAGAAGACCGCTCGGGGCAGCGGCACCGTGCAGACCACCTCGACCGTCACCACCCCGTTCGCCACGCCCTGGCGGGTGCTCGTCCTCGGCTCCTCGGACGCCGACCTCGTCGACAACGCCGAACTGGTCCTCAACCTGGCCCCGGCGGGCGCCCTGGCCGACACGTCGTGGATCCGTCCGGGCAAGGTGTTCCGCTGCAACCTCACCACCGCCGCCGGAATCGCCGGCGTGGACTTCGCCGTGGCCCGCAACCTGGACTACATCGAGTACGACGCGGGCTGGTACGGGCCGGAGTTCACCACCACCGACGCGACCACGGCGATCGCGGAGATCGACCTGCCCATGGTGATCAACCACGCCACGACGAACGGCATCGGCGTCTTCCTCTACGTCAACCGGCTGGCCCTGACCAACCCCGACAGCCTGTTCGCCCTCTACAAGAGCTGGGGCGTCACCGGCATCAAGCTCGGCTTCATCAACGACGGCACCCAGGCCATGACCAACCAGATCATCACCTGGGCGAAGACGGCCGCCAAGTACAACCTGCTGATCGACATGCACGACAACGTGCGGCCGTTCGGCTACGAGCGCACCTACCCCAACTGGATCAGCCTGGAGGGCGTCCGGGGCAACGAGCAGTTCCCCACGGCCACCCACAACGTGACTCTGCCCTTCGCCCGCAACGTCGGCGGACCGATGGACTACACCATCTGCTACGGGCAGTCCCGCAACCAGACGACCAACAACCACCAGATGGCGATGGCGGCGGTGTACTACCAGCCGCTCAACTTCCTCTACTGGTACTCCACACCGTCGTCGTACGCCACCACCGCCAACTGGCCCGGACTGTCGTGGTTCGACGCCGTCCCCGCCACCTGGGACGAGAGCACGACCCTCACCGGTTCGATCGGCGAGTACATCGCGGTCGCCCGCCGCAGCGGCACCACGTGGTTCCTCGGGGCGATGACCAACGAGACCGCACGCACCCTGTCGGTCCCGCTGGACTTCCTCGACGCCGGCGTCACCTACACCGCCACCGTCTACGCCGACGGCCCGGCGGGAACGGTCCCGCGTGCCACGCCCACGGTGGTCAGCACCCGGACCGTCACCTCGTCGACGACCCTCAGCGTGGCGATGACCAGCGCGGGTGGTCAGGCGGTCATCCTCAGGCCGAGCTGA
- a CDS encoding alpha-L-fucosidase: MSSASLSRRSLMKAAALAGGVVAFGLPQALWAPSAEAYTVPSKMDWWYQARFGMFIHFGSYSHLGQGEWAFDNQNWSKADYQNEVTEPFNPTAFNATTIAELAKNAGMKYVVITAKHHEGYAMWNSDVAGFTDTTGTKQYNLRDYNGIQTDLLMDLKTACESRGLKFCLYYSILDWNHPSQTDRHEGGLTTMSSQAARTAYIADMKAQLQELLDRYDPALLWFDGDWFAEPSSPTLEDWWLTSDGEDLYDWLIARKPDLIVNERVKRDHGLGDYAVAEFGIPDGPMGRPWERCATMNGAWGYDGARENSYRSVTDIVRELVTVVSRDGNHLLNIGPKGDGSVSAGSQTILNGLASWMSTYSDSIHGTSGSPYTTEPSWGKVTKKTGKLFAHVFTWPTNGQLQIPAIDNTISRVYLLNNPSVSLSYTVTDQINVTVPSTAPDARDSVVCVEVQGMPVRGSTATVFQNVNYQGSRAELPVGSYTSAELTAAGLGPATASSIRVADGYQVTGYSGNNFTGTAWTFTSDTPDLRVTGNNDAIASLKVMFKPSTYLRLVNVTSNLALDSGGNVASGSNLKQYQVIDHANLQWQAVELGNGYYRLVNRTNGMVADGWGSTADGAPARQKAWDGSQTQQWQITHRGQGQYSIANRSTGLVLDSGGKVASGSVTKQWTWQQSNNLLWTIKPVG, translated from the coding sequence ATGTCCTCTGCCTCCCTCAGCAGACGCTCACTGATGAAGGCCGCCGCCCTCGCCGGAGGAGTGGTGGCCTTCGGGCTGCCGCAGGCCCTGTGGGCCCCCAGCGCCGAGGCGTACACCGTCCCCTCGAAGATGGACTGGTGGTACCAGGCCAGGTTCGGGATGTTCATCCACTTCGGGTCCTACTCGCACCTCGGCCAGGGTGAATGGGCGTTCGACAATCAGAACTGGAGCAAGGCGGACTACCAGAACGAGGTCACCGAGCCCTTCAACCCGACAGCGTTCAACGCGACCACCATCGCCGAACTCGCCAAGAACGCCGGCATGAAGTACGTCGTGATCACCGCCAAGCACCACGAGGGCTACGCGATGTGGAACTCCGACGTGGCGGGCTTCACCGACACCACCGGCACCAAGCAGTACAACCTGCGTGACTACAACGGCATCCAGACCGACCTGCTCATGGACCTCAAGACGGCGTGCGAGAGCCGGGGCCTCAAGTTCTGCCTCTACTACTCGATCCTCGACTGGAACCACCCGTCCCAGACCGACCGCCACGAGGGCGGTCTGACCACGATGTCCTCGCAGGCCGCCCGCACCGCCTACATCGCCGACATGAAGGCGCAGCTCCAGGAGCTGCTGGACCGCTACGACCCGGCACTGCTGTGGTTCGACGGCGACTGGTTCGCGGAGCCCTCCAGCCCCACCCTGGAGGACTGGTGGCTGACCTCGGACGGCGAGGACCTCTACGACTGGCTCATCGCCCGCAAGCCCGACCTCATCGTCAACGAACGTGTCAAGCGGGACCACGGCCTCGGTGACTACGCGGTCGCGGAGTTCGGGATACCCGACGGACCGATGGGCCGGCCGTGGGAGCGGTGCGCGACCATGAACGGCGCCTGGGGTTACGACGGGGCGAGGGAGAACTCGTACAGGTCGGTCACGGACATCGTCCGAGAGCTCGTGACGGTGGTGTCCCGGGACGGCAACCACCTGCTCAACATCGGCCCCAAGGGCGACGGTTCGGTCAGCGCGGGAAGCCAGACCATCCTGAACGGCCTGGCCTCCTGGATGTCGACGTACAGCGACAGCATCCACGGCACGAGCGGCAGCCCGTACACCACCGAACCCTCGTGGGGGAAGGTCACCAAGAAGACCGGCAAGCTCTTCGCCCATGTCTTCACCTGGCCCACGAACGGCCAGCTCCAGATCCCGGCGATCGACAACACGATCAGCCGCGTCTACCTCCTGAACAACCCCTCGGTCTCGCTCTCGTACACCGTCACCGACCAGATCAACGTCACCGTGCCGAGCACCGCGCCGGACGCCCGGGACTCCGTGGTGTGCGTCGAGGTCCAGGGCATGCCCGTGCGGGGTTCCACGGCGACGGTGTTCCAGAACGTCAACTACCAGGGCAGCCGCGCCGAGTTGCCGGTGGGCTCCTACACCTCCGCCGAGCTGACCGCCGCTGGCCTGGGGCCGGCCACGGCCTCCTCCATCCGCGTGGCCGACGGCTACCAGGTGACGGGTTACTCCGGGAACAACTTCACCGGCACCGCCTGGACGTTCACCTCGGACACCCCCGACCTGCGGGTGACCGGCAACAACGACGCCATCGCCTCACTGAAGGTGATGTTCAAACCCTCCACGTACCTCCGCCTGGTCAACGTCACGAGCAACCTGGCGCTGGACAGCGGCGGCAACGTCGCCAGCGGCTCGAACCTGAAGCAGTACCAGGTGATCGACCACGCCAATCTCCAGTGGCAGGCGGTCGAACTCGGCAACGGCTACTACCGGCTCGTCAACCGCACCAACGGCATGGTCGCCGACGGCTGGGGCTCCACCGCCGACGGCGCCCCCGCCCGGCAGAAGGCCTGGGACGGCAGCCAGACCCAGCAGTGGCAGATCACCCACCGCGGCCAAGGTCAGTACTCGATCGCCAACCGCAGCACGGGACTGGTTCTCGACAGTGGCGGAAAGGTCGCCTCGGGGTCCGTGACCAAGCAGTGGACCTGGCAGCAGAGCAACAACCTGCTGTGGACGATCAAGCCGGTCGGCTGA
- a CDS encoding alkyl/aryl-sulfatase, whose translation MTSRRHDSTGGGLAWDDDRDFADADRGFIARLEPGVVRAADGRVVWDADAYGFLDGECPPTAHPSLWRQSGLVARQGLYEVVPGIYQVRGLDLSNVTFVEGERGVVVIDPLISAEVAAAALALYREHRGERPVTGVIYTHSHVDHFGGVRGVVDPAEVTAGRVPVIAPAGFLEHAASENVFTGTAMARRSGYMYGAALPKGPAGQIGCGLGQTTSTGTVGLIAPTVDISRTGQAETVDGVRMVFQLTPGTEAPAEMNFHFPDLRVLCVAENACHTLHNVLTLRGALVRDPSAWARYLTETVRLFADDTDVVFASHHWPTWGQERAIRFLEEQRDAYAYLHDQSVRLINAGCTGAEIAEELAFPPALDSAWHARGYYGTLSHNAKAVYQRYMGWFDGNPAHLWQHPPTEAAVRYVEFMGGADAVVAKARASYEAGDLRWVAEVLSHVLFAERGHPEARALQADTFERLGHGSESGPWRNFYLMGAAELRDGILGTPTPTAPDVLAALTAEQIFQSMAVRVDGPRAAEAGRLLLRWEFTDTGEVWTLLLSNGALTPMRGDAPRGERPAVVLRLARTTLNTVLGGATTFADEIMGGAVVLDGDAGALITFGSLLESPDPDFALVTP comes from the coding sequence ATGACCAGCAGGCGGCACGATTCCACGGGCGGTGGCCTGGCCTGGGACGACGACCGGGACTTCGCCGACGCGGACCGGGGGTTCATCGCCCGCCTTGAGCCCGGCGTGGTGCGGGCCGCGGACGGCCGCGTCGTGTGGGACGCGGACGCGTACGGCTTCCTGGACGGGGAGTGTCCGCCGACCGCCCATCCCTCGCTGTGGCGGCAGAGCGGGCTCGTGGCGCGGCAGGGGCTGTACGAGGTCGTGCCGGGGATCTACCAGGTGCGCGGCCTGGACCTGTCGAACGTGACCTTCGTGGAGGGCGAGCGGGGTGTCGTCGTCATCGACCCGCTGATCAGCGCCGAGGTGGCCGCCGCCGCCCTCGCCCTGTACCGGGAGCACCGCGGCGAACGGCCCGTGACGGGGGTGATCTACACCCACTCGCACGTCGACCACTTCGGCGGTGTCCGCGGCGTCGTCGATCCGGCCGAGGTCACGGCCGGGCGGGTGCCGGTCATCGCCCCGGCCGGGTTCCTGGAGCACGCCGCCAGCGAGAACGTCTTCACCGGGACGGCGATGGCCCGCAGGTCGGGATACATGTACGGGGCCGCGCTGCCGAAGGGGCCGGCCGGGCAGATCGGCTGCGGGCTCGGGCAGACGACGTCGACCGGCACCGTCGGCCTGATCGCGCCGACGGTCGACATCAGCCGCACCGGCCAGGCGGAGACCGTCGACGGGGTACGGATGGTCTTCCAGCTCACGCCGGGCACGGAGGCTCCGGCGGAGATGAACTTCCACTTCCCCGATCTGCGGGTGCTGTGCGTGGCGGAGAACGCCTGTCACACGCTGCACAACGTGCTCACCCTGCGCGGGGCGCTGGTGCGGGACCCCAGCGCCTGGGCGCGGTATCTGACCGAGACGGTACGGCTGTTCGCCGACGACACCGACGTCGTCTTCGCCTCGCACCACTGGCCCACCTGGGGCCAGGAGCGGGCGATCCGCTTCCTGGAGGAGCAGCGCGACGCCTACGCCTATCTGCACGACCAGTCGGTCCGGCTGATCAACGCCGGGTGCACCGGGGCCGAGATCGCCGAGGAGCTGGCCTTCCCGCCCGCGCTCGACAGCGCGTGGCACGCGCGCGGCTACTACGGCACGCTCAGCCACAACGCCAAGGCCGTCTACCAGCGCTACATGGGCTGGTTCGACGGCAACCCGGCCCACCTGTGGCAGCATCCGCCCACCGAAGCCGCCGTCCGGTACGTGGAGTTCATGGGCGGAGCCGACGCGGTGGTCGCCAAGGCGCGCGCGTCGTACGAGGCCGGGGACCTGCGGTGGGTCGCGGAAGTGCTCAGCCACGTCCTGTTCGCCGAACGCGGCCACCCCGAGGCTCGCGCCTTGCAGGCCGACACCTTCGAGCGGCTCGGGCACGGCTCCGAGTCCGGGCCATGGCGCAACTTCTACCTGATGGGCGCCGCCGAACTGCGCGACGGCATCCTCGGGACGCCGACGCCCACCGCACCGGACGTGCTGGCCGCGCTGACGGCCGAGCAGATCTTCCAGTCCATGGCCGTACGCGTCGACGGCCCGCGCGCGGCCGAGGCCGGCCGCCTGCTGCTGCGCTGGGAGTTCACCGACACCGGCGAGGTGTGGACGCTGCTGCTGTCCAACGGGGCGCTCACCCCGATGCGCGGTGACGCTCCGCGGGGTGAGCGGCCCGCCGTGGTGCTGCGGCTGGCCCGCACCACCCTGAACACGGTTCTGGGCGGGGCGACGACCTTCGCCGACGAGATCATGGGCGGGGCCGTCGTGCTCGACGGCGACGCCGGCGCCCTGATCACGTTCGGCTCTCTGCTGGAATCACCGGACCCGGACTTCGCCCTCGTCACTCCGTGA
- a CDS encoding PucR family transcriptional regulator, with protein MAYEEQSRPASDDRPPGLSPAAAALAARCEAQVNELARRMARGAFEQVRGYTELPGDVKDVEIAATARHGIRLFLRGAADGSRWDSLEYFQERAAQRAEEGMPLHLLLRTYTLGARELWRALREMAGPGEQQALAELTEALFTATDQVVGAVAESYLDERVALASERHEQNRSRARALLDGRPVVDGATPDGPVLVLFVRFGTPAATDGPSPVTVRRLLRRVQAALDRAFDTEVLAVLDGDGGHVVVPGVTEPPARLRESLRETAGPELRLAAAAATTVGDVPRAAHLTSEVVRVAAACGVRPGIHRLEDVLLEYHLSRPSEGSARIVAMLDPLDDRPELVATLRTHLEQRQDRRATAHLLNLHPNSVDNRLARIQDLTGLDLADPRDVALTLAALLLRDADTGAVTE; from the coding sequence ATGGCGTACGAGGAACAATCCCGACCGGCTTCCGACGACCGTCCGCCGGGTCTGTCGCCCGCCGCGGCGGCGCTCGCGGCCCGGTGCGAGGCGCAGGTCAACGAACTCGCCCGGCGCATGGCCCGGGGCGCGTTCGAGCAGGTGCGCGGCTACACCGAGCTGCCGGGTGACGTGAAGGACGTGGAGATCGCCGCCACGGCTCGGCACGGCATACGGCTCTTCCTGCGCGGCGCCGCCGACGGATCCCGGTGGGACTCGCTGGAGTACTTCCAGGAACGCGCCGCCCAGCGAGCCGAGGAGGGCATGCCGCTCCACCTGCTGCTGCGCACCTACACCCTGGGCGCACGGGAACTGTGGCGGGCCCTGCGGGAGATGGCCGGCCCCGGCGAGCAACAGGCCCTGGCCGAGCTGACCGAGGCCCTGTTCACGGCAACCGATCAGGTCGTGGGCGCCGTGGCGGAGAGCTACCTCGACGAGCGGGTCGCCCTCGCCTCCGAACGCCACGAGCAGAACCGCTCCCGCGCCCGGGCCCTGCTGGACGGCCGGCCGGTCGTCGACGGGGCCACGCCTGACGGGCCCGTGCTGGTGCTGTTCGTGCGGTTCGGCACGCCGGCGGCCACCGACGGGCCTTCCCCGGTCACCGTCCGGCGGCTGCTGCGGCGCGTCCAGGCGGCACTGGACCGGGCCTTCGACACGGAGGTGCTCGCCGTGCTCGACGGCGACGGCGGGCACGTCGTCGTCCCCGGAGTGACCGAACCGCCCGCTCGGCTGCGGGAGTCGCTGCGTGAGACGGCGGGACCGGAGCTCCGGCTGGCGGCCGCTGCCGCGACGACCGTCGGCGACGTCCCGCGCGCCGCGCACCTGACCTCCGAGGTGGTCCGGGTCGCGGCCGCCTGCGGTGTGCGGCCCGGAATCCACCGGCTCGAGGACGTGCTGCTGGAGTACCACCTGTCCCGCCCGAGCGAGGGCAGCGCCCGCATCGTCGCCATGCTCGACCCCCTCGACGACCGCCCCGAACTCGTCGCGACCCTGCGCACCCACCTGGAACAGCGTCAGGACCGCCGGGCCACCGCCCACCTGCTCAACCTGCACCCCAACTCCGTGGACAACCGGCTCGCCCGGATCCAGGACCTGACCGGCCTGGACCTCGCCGACCCCCGGGACGTGGCCCTGACGCTGGCGGCCCTGCTGCTGCGCGACGCCGACACCGGTGCTGTCACGGAGTGA
- a CDS encoding LacI family DNA-binding transcriptional regulator codes for MPRVTSKDVAREAGVSQTTVSFVLNGREEHGLSAETRRRVLETAKRLGYVPSGAGRALRKGRSSVVLCVIPDFPVAEAMEQFKLALGRSLGEAGYTCVYLHHAGTATPLAELWQHVQPAVVVAFGSLPPADAQSLHRAEIPLLDGVFTPDGTGLTGLNQEDIGRLQIEHLAARGHRHIGYAALDDPRERPFCLPRLEGATRACRDLGLPAPQVVSMPYSRAGARAAVVEWTRGATPVTAVAAFNDLIALAVLASCRTQHVVVPDDLALIGVDDLPLSSLAVPALTTIGMDLTAAADNLTAGILAAVGAPAPAAPSGPAAGDILALVQRETT; via the coding sequence TTGCCGAGGGTCACCAGCAAGGACGTGGCGCGGGAGGCGGGCGTCTCGCAGACCACCGTGAGCTTCGTGCTCAACGGCAGGGAGGAGCACGGCCTCTCCGCGGAGACGCGCCGTCGCGTGCTGGAGACGGCGAAGCGGCTCGGCTACGTGCCGTCGGGGGCCGGCCGTGCGCTGCGCAAGGGCCGGAGCAGTGTCGTGCTCTGCGTGATTCCGGACTTCCCCGTCGCGGAGGCCATGGAGCAGTTCAAGCTGGCCCTCGGCCGGTCGCTGGGCGAGGCCGGTTACACCTGCGTGTACCTGCACCACGCCGGGACGGCCACGCCGCTGGCAGAGCTGTGGCAGCACGTCCAGCCCGCGGTGGTCGTCGCGTTCGGCAGCCTGCCGCCCGCCGACGCGCAGTCCCTGCACCGGGCGGAAATCCCGCTGCTCGACGGCGTGTTCACGCCGGACGGCACCGGCCTGACCGGGCTGAACCAGGAAGACATCGGACGGCTGCAGATCGAGCACCTCGCGGCCCGTGGGCACCGGCACATCGGCTACGCCGCGCTGGACGACCCACGGGAACGGCCTTTCTGCCTGCCGCGCCTGGAGGGAGCCACCCGGGCCTGCCGTGATCTCGGGCTGCCGGCGCCGCAGGTGGTCAGCATGCCTTACTCGCGGGCCGGCGCCCGGGCCGCCGTCGTGGAGTGGACGAGGGGCGCCACCCCGGTCACGGCGGTCGCCGCCTTCAACGATCTGATCGCCCTCGCGGTCCTGGCGAGCTGCCGTACGCAGCACGTCGTCGTCCCCGACGACCTGGCGCTCATCGGCGTCGACGACCTTCCCCTGAGCTCGCTCGCGGTACCGGCCCTGACCACCATCGGGATGGACCTCACCGCGGCGGCCGACAACCTCACCGCCGGCATCCTCGCGGCGGTCGGGGCTCCGGCTCCAGCGGCGCCGAGCGGGCCCGCCGCGGGCGACATCCTGGCGCTCGTGCAGCGCGAGACCACGTAG